The following coding sequences are from one Verrucosispora sp. WMMD573 window:
- the carB gene encoding carbamoyl-phosphate synthase large subunit produces the protein MPKRTDLKHILVIGSGPIVIGQACEFDYSGTQACRVLRAEGIRVSLVNSNPATIMTDPEFADATYVEPITPEFVELVIAKERPDAVLPTLGGQTALNTAVALHEAGVLEKYGVELIGANIDAIRRGEDRQLFKEIVAKAGVRLGVADPSALVPRSRVCHSMDEVRETVAELGLPVVIRPSFTMGGLGSGMAHTDADLERIAGAGLAASPVHEVLIEESVLGWKEYELELMRDRHDNVVVVCSIENLDPMGVHTGDSVTVAPAMTLTDREYQHLRDLGIAVLREVGVDTGGCNIQFAVNPADGRIVVIEMNPRVSRSSALASKATGFPIAKIAAKLAIGYTLDEIPNDITRKTPAAFEPTLDYVVVKIPRFAFEKFPGADPELTTTMKSVGEAMSLGRNFTEALNKAMRSMETKAAGFWSVPDPQGATKENTLAALGMPHDGRLYTVERALRLGASIAEVSAASGGIDPWFLDQIAALVELRAEIMAAPVLDAVLLRRAKRAGLSDRQLAALRPELAAEDGIRTLRHRLGIRPVYKTVDTCAAEFEATTPYHYSSYDEETEVAGSARPKVLILGSGPNRIGQGIEFDYSCVHAVQALRSASSGPAAATGSDGTGYETVMVNCNPETVSTDYDTADRLYFEPLTFEDVLEVWHAEDSSGRAVGGPGVVGVIVQLGGQTPLGLAQRLKDAGVPVVGTSPESIHLAEERGAFGSLLARAGLRAPDHGTATSYEEAKEIADEIGYPVLVRPSYVLGGRGMEIVYDDATLRDYIGRATDISPDHPVLVDRFLDDAIEIDVDALCDAEGEVYLGGIMEHIEEAGIHSGDSSCALPPITLASSHLAQVRRYTEAIARGIGVRGLLNVQYALKDDALYVLEANPRASRTVPFVSKATAVPLAKAAARIALGATLAELRAEGMLPTTGDGGSLPPDAPIAVKEAVLPFKRFRTPAGKGVDSLLGPEMKSTGEVMGIDTAFGHAFAKSQSAAYGSLPTEGRIFVSVANRDKRGMIFPIKRLADLGFDIVATSGTAEVLRRHGIACEQVPKHYEAGSEDDAVALILGGHVALVINTPQGSGASARSDGYEIRSAAVTADIPCVTTVPGAAAAVMGIEARIRGDMQVRPLQALHATLRSAQ, from the coding sequence ATGCCTAAGCGGACCGATCTCAAGCACATCCTGGTGATCGGGTCGGGACCGATCGTCATCGGCCAGGCCTGCGAGTTCGACTACTCGGGGACTCAGGCGTGCCGGGTGCTGCGCGCCGAGGGGATCCGGGTCAGCCTGGTCAACTCCAACCCGGCCACCATCATGACCGACCCGGAGTTCGCCGACGCCACCTACGTCGAGCCGATCACCCCGGAGTTCGTCGAGCTGGTCATCGCCAAGGAGCGTCCGGACGCGGTGCTGCCCACGCTGGGCGGGCAGACCGCGCTGAACACCGCCGTGGCGTTGCACGAGGCCGGGGTGCTGGAGAAGTACGGCGTCGAGCTGATCGGCGCGAACATCGACGCGATCCGGCGCGGCGAGGACCGGCAGCTGTTCAAGGAAATCGTGGCGAAGGCCGGCGTACGCCTCGGCGTGGCCGACCCGTCGGCGCTGGTGCCGCGTTCGCGGGTCTGCCACTCGATGGACGAGGTCCGCGAGACGGTGGCCGAGCTGGGCCTACCGGTGGTGATTCGGCCGTCGTTCACCATGGGCGGTCTCGGTTCGGGCATGGCGCACACCGACGCCGACCTGGAACGCATCGCGGGTGCCGGGCTGGCCGCCAGCCCGGTGCACGAGGTGCTCATCGAGGAGAGCGTGCTCGGCTGGAAGGAGTACGAACTCGAACTGATGCGGGACCGTCACGACAACGTGGTGGTGGTCTGCTCGATCGAGAACCTCGACCCGATGGGCGTGCACACCGGCGACAGCGTCACCGTGGCGCCGGCCATGACGCTCACCGACCGGGAGTACCAGCACCTGCGGGACCTGGGCATCGCGGTGCTGCGTGAGGTCGGCGTGGACACCGGGGGCTGCAACATCCAGTTCGCGGTGAACCCGGCCGACGGTCGCATCGTCGTCATCGAGATGAACCCCCGGGTGTCCCGCTCGTCGGCGCTGGCGTCGAAGGCGACCGGCTTCCCGATCGCGAAGATCGCCGCGAAGCTGGCCATCGGCTACACCCTTGACGAGATCCCGAACGACATCACCCGCAAGACGCCGGCCGCGTTCGAGCCGACGCTGGACTACGTGGTGGTGAAGATCCCCCGGTTCGCGTTCGAGAAGTTCCCCGGCGCGGACCCGGAGCTGACCACCACGATGAAGTCGGTCGGCGAGGCGATGAGCCTCGGGCGCAACTTCACCGAGGCGCTGAACAAGGCGATGCGCTCGATGGAAACCAAGGCCGCCGGCTTCTGGAGCGTGCCGGATCCGCAGGGTGCGACGAAGGAGAACACCCTCGCCGCGCTGGGCATGCCGCACGACGGGCGGCTCTACACGGTGGAACGGGCGTTGCGGCTCGGTGCCTCGATCGCCGAGGTCAGCGCGGCTTCCGGTGGCATCGACCCATGGTTCCTGGACCAGATCGCGGCCCTTGTCGAGTTGCGTGCGGAGATCATGGCGGCGCCGGTGCTGGACGCGGTACTGCTGCGGCGGGCGAAGCGGGCCGGGCTGTCCGACCGGCAACTGGCCGCGCTGCGTCCCGAACTGGCCGCCGAGGACGGCATCCGGACGCTGCGGCACCGCCTCGGCATCCGGCCGGTCTACAAGACGGTGGACACCTGCGCCGCCGAGTTCGAGGCCACGACTCCGTACCACTACTCCTCCTACGACGAGGAGACGGAGGTGGCCGGATCGGCGCGGCCGAAGGTGCTGATCCTGGGCTCCGGACCGAACCGGATCGGGCAGGGCATCGAGTTCGACTACTCGTGCGTGCACGCGGTGCAGGCGCTGCGCAGCGCGTCGTCCGGCCCGGCCGCTGCGACCGGCTCCGACGGCACCGGCTACGAGACGGTCATGGTCAATTGCAACCCGGAGACGGTCTCCACCGACTACGACACCGCCGACCGGCTGTACTTCGAGCCGCTGACCTTCGAGGACGTGCTGGAGGTCTGGCACGCGGAGGACTCCTCCGGCCGGGCGGTCGGCGGGCCGGGCGTGGTCGGCGTGATCGTGCAGTTGGGTGGACAGACCCCGCTCGGGCTGGCCCAGCGGCTCAAGGACGCCGGGGTGCCGGTGGTGGGTACCTCCCCGGAGTCGATCCACCTGGCGGAGGAGCGGGGCGCCTTCGGGTCGCTGCTGGCCCGGGCCGGCCTGCGCGCGCCGGACCACGGCACCGCCACCTCGTACGAGGAGGCGAAGGAGATCGCCGACGAGATCGGCTACCCGGTGCTGGTCCGGCCGTCGTACGTGCTCGGCGGGCGGGGCATGGAGATCGTCTACGACGACGCCACGCTGCGCGACTACATCGGCCGGGCCACCGACATCTCGCCGGACCACCCGGTGCTTGTCGACCGGTTCCTCGACGACGCCATCGAGATCGACGTGGACGCGCTCTGCGACGCCGAGGGGGAGGTCTACCTCGGCGGGATCATGGAGCACATCGAGGAGGCGGGCATCCACTCCGGCGACTCCTCCTGCGCCCTGCCGCCGATCACCCTGGCCAGTTCGCACCTGGCCCAGGTTCGCCGGTACACCGAGGCGATCGCCCGGGGCATCGGCGTACGCGGACTGCTCAACGTGCAGTACGCGCTGAAGGACGACGCGCTGTACGTGCTGGAGGCCAACCCGCGCGCCTCGCGTACCGTGCCGTTCGTCTCGAAGGCCACGGCGGTGCCGCTGGCGAAGGCGGCGGCCCGGATCGCGCTCGGCGCGACCCTGGCCGAGCTGCGCGCCGAGGGCATGTTGCCGACGACCGGGGATGGTGGTTCGCTGCCGCCGGACGCCCCGATCGCGGTGAAGGAGGCGGTGCTGCCGTTCAAGCGGTTCCGTACCCCGGCCGGCAAGGGGGTGGACTCGCTGCTCGGCCCGGAGATGAAGTCGACAGGCGAGGTGATGGGGATCGACACCGCCTTCGGGCACGCCTTCGCCAAGTCGCAGTCGGCGGCGTACGGGTCGCTGCCGACCGAGGGCAGGATCTTCGTCTCGGTGGCCAACCGGGACAAGCGCGGCATGATCTTCCCGATCAAGCGGCTGGCCGATCTCGGCTTCGACATCGTGGCGACCAGCGGTACCGCCGAGGTGTTGCGCCGGCACGGCATCGCCTGCGAGCAGGTGCCGAAGCACTACGAGGCCGGTTCCGAGGACGACGCGGTGGCGCTGATCCTCGGTGGCCACGTCGCACTCGTGATCAACACGCCGCAGGGTTCCGGTGCCAGCGCCCGCTCGGACGGTTACGAGATCCGCAGCGCCGCGGTCACCGCCGACATCCCCTGCGTCACCACCGTCCCCGGCGCCGCCGCCGCCGTCATGGGCATCGAGGCGAGGATCCGGGGCGACATGCAGGTACGCCCCCTCCAGGCCCTCCACGCCACCCTCCGGTCCGCCCAGTGA
- a CDS encoding quinone-dependent dihydroorotate dehydrogenase, with translation MIFERTVRRGLFRVGGGDAEAAHEFTLRRLAELSRTPVALAALRARYAVSAPRTVFGVRFPNPVGLAAGMDKDGVALPAWPALGFGFVEVGTVTARPQPGNPRPRLFRLVDSEAVINRMGFNNAGAQALADRLAAQPRPLDVPLGISLGKSKVTALEDAVADYRESYRALREHGDYFAVNVSSPNTPGLRALQDREHLDALLAALVGEKPVLVKIAPDLSEPAIAELLEVCLAHGAAGVIATNTTLGRDGLAPADRGRSGEAGGLSGRPLADRARQVVAFVHAETGGRLPVIGVGGIVDPDDAARMFDVGASLVQLYTGFIYRGPALPRAVARAAAGAARPTTTGV, from the coding sequence GTGATCTTCGAGCGGACGGTTCGGCGGGGGTTGTTCCGGGTCGGGGGCGGGGACGCGGAGGCGGCGCACGAGTTCACCCTGCGGCGGTTGGCCGAGTTGTCCCGGACACCTGTGGCGCTGGCGGCGTTGCGGGCCCGGTACGCCGTGTCCGCGCCGCGCACGGTGTTCGGGGTGCGATTTCCCAACCCGGTTGGCCTGGCCGCCGGGATGGACAAGGACGGGGTGGCGCTGCCGGCGTGGCCGGCACTGGGCTTCGGCTTCGTCGAGGTCGGCACGGTGACGGCGCGCCCCCAGCCGGGCAATCCCCGGCCCCGGCTGTTCCGGCTGGTCGACAGCGAGGCTGTGATCAACCGGATGGGCTTCAACAACGCCGGGGCGCAGGCGCTGGCGGACCGGCTGGCGGCGCAGCCGCGACCGCTCGACGTGCCGCTGGGCATCTCGTTGGGCAAGTCGAAGGTGACGGCGCTGGAGGACGCGGTGGCGGACTACCGCGAGTCGTACCGCGCGTTGCGCGAGCACGGCGACTACTTCGCGGTCAATGTCTCGTCACCGAACACCCCCGGGCTGCGCGCCTTGCAGGACCGGGAGCACCTGGACGCGCTGTTGGCGGCACTGGTGGGGGAGAAGCCGGTGCTGGTGAAGATCGCCCCCGACCTCAGCGAGCCGGCCATCGCCGAGTTGCTGGAGGTGTGCCTGGCCCATGGCGCCGCCGGAGTGATCGCGACGAACACGACCCTCGGACGCGACGGGTTGGCCCCGGCCGACCGGGGACGCTCCGGCGAGGCCGGTGGGCTGTCCGGCCGTCCGCTGGCCGACCGGGCGCGGCAGGTGGTCGCCTTCGTGCACGCCGAGACGGGCGGGCGACTGCCGGTCATCGGGGTGGGCGGCATCGTGGATCCCGACGACGCGGCCCGGATGTTCGACGTCGGCGCCAGCCTGGTGCAGCTCTACACCGGGTTCATCTACCGTGGCCCGGCGCTGCCCCGGGCCGTCGCCCGCGCGGCTGCCGGCGCCGCGCGCCCGACCACGACCGGAGTCTGA
- a CDS encoding adenosylmethionine--8-amino-7-oxononanoate transaminase — translation MTPEEVLAADAAHVWHPYAALPPAVAPYLVESADGVRLRLADGRELVDGMSSWWAAIHGYRHPVLDAAVVDQVGRMSHVMFGGLTHAPAVELARTLVEVTPDGLEHVFLADSGSVSVEVAVKMCLQYQRATGRPQRHRLGTWRGGYHGDTFHPMSVCDPEGGMHHLWGDVLPRQVFAPVPPGGFDSPPDPAYEAALVDAVERHAHELAAVIVEPVVQGAGGMRFHHPHYLRVLREVTRAHGVLLIFDEIATGFGRTGTMFAAEHAGVTPDVLCVGKALTGGYLTLAAALCTAEVARGIRAGGVLAHGPTFMGNPLACAVASASLGLLRAGDWAGQVARLERGLRSGLAPLRDAPGVADVRVLGAIGVVQLDHEVDLGAATAAAVAQGVWLRPFRDLVYTMPPYVTTDADLAVVVTGISAAVAAG, via the coding sequence ATGACCCCGGAGGAGGTTCTCGCCGCCGACGCGGCGCACGTGTGGCATCCGTACGCCGCACTGCCGCCGGCGGTGGCGCCGTACCTGGTGGAAAGCGCCGACGGGGTGCGGCTGCGGCTGGCCGACGGCCGTGAGCTGGTGGACGGGATGTCCTCCTGGTGGGCGGCGATCCATGGCTACCGGCATCCGGTGCTGGACGCGGCAGTGGTCGACCAGGTGGGCCGGATGAGTCACGTCATGTTCGGCGGACTGACCCACGCGCCCGCCGTGGAGCTGGCCCGCACCCTGGTCGAGGTGACGCCCGACGGGCTGGAGCACGTGTTCCTGGCCGACTCCGGTTCGGTGAGTGTCGAGGTCGCGGTGAAGATGTGTCTGCAGTACCAGCGGGCCACCGGCCGGCCCCAGCGGCACCGGCTGGGCACCTGGCGGGGCGGATACCACGGCGACACGTTCCATCCGATGAGCGTCTGCGACCCGGAGGGCGGCATGCACCACCTCTGGGGGGACGTGCTGCCGCGGCAGGTCTTCGCGCCGGTACCGCCCGGCGGCTTCGACAGCCCGCCTGATCCGGCGTACGAGGCGGCGCTTGTCGACGCGGTGGAGCGGCACGCCCACGAACTGGCCGCGGTGATCGTGGAGCCGGTGGTGCAGGGTGCCGGCGGGATGCGTTTCCACCACCCGCACTATCTGCGGGTGCTGCGCGAGGTGACCCGGGCGCACGGGGTGCTGCTGATCTTCGACGAGATCGCCACCGGTTTCGGCCGTACCGGGACGATGTTCGCCGCCGAGCACGCCGGGGTCACCCCGGATGTGCTCTGCGTCGGCAAGGCGCTCACCGGCGGCTACCTCACCCTGGCCGCGGCGCTGTGCACGGCGGAGGTCGCGCGGGGCATCCGGGCCGGTGGTGTGCTCGCGCACGGCCCGACCTTCATGGGCAATCCGCTCGCCTGCGCGGTCGCCAGCGCGTCGCTGGGCCTGCTGCGGGCCGGTGACTGGGCCGGGCAGGTGGCGCGGCTGGAACGGGGGCTGCGGTCGGGGCTGGCGCCGCTGCGCGACGCGCCGGGTGTGGCGGACGTGCGGGTGCTCGGCGCAATCGGCGTGGTCCAGCTGGACCACGAGGTGGATCTCGGCGCGGCCACGGCCGCCGCCGTGGCCCAGGGGGTGTGGCTGCGACCGTTCCGGGATCTGGTCTACACGATGCCGCCGTACGTCACCACGGACGCCGACCTGGCGGTGGTGGTGACGGGTATCTCGGCAGCCGTCGCGGCGGGCTGA
- the pyrF gene encoding orotidine-5'-phosphate decarboxylase, translating into MESFGVRLHRAMDKRGPLCVGIDPHPALLARWGLDDDVAGLDRFARTVVDALGDRVAVVKPQSAFFERFGSQGVAVLESTIRQLRNLGSLVLLDAKRGDIGSTVRAYASAYLDPSSPMYVDAVTASPFLGVGSLAPMFELAAEHGGGVFVLALTSNPEGASVQRASNADGRSVAQTVLDEISQLNVGMQPIGSIGAVIGATVGETGCDLSAVNGPLLAPGLGAQGATAADLRIVFGSALPAVLPAYSREVLSAGPDPEALRAAADRAVAECRAVLAMS; encoded by the coding sequence ATGGAGAGTTTCGGCGTCCGGTTGCACCGGGCCATGGACAAGCGCGGACCGCTCTGCGTAGGGATCGACCCGCACCCGGCGTTGTTGGCCCGGTGGGGCCTTGACGACGATGTGGCCGGCCTCGATCGCTTCGCCCGGACCGTCGTGGACGCGCTCGGTGACCGAGTTGCGGTGGTCAAGCCCCAGTCAGCGTTCTTCGAGCGATTCGGGTCTCAAGGGGTGGCGGTCCTTGAGTCAACTATCCGACAGTTACGAAATCTCGGCTCGCTCGTTCTCCTCGACGCCAAGCGCGGCGACATCGGCTCGACGGTCCGCGCGTACGCGTCGGCATACCTTGATCCATCCAGCCCCATGTATGTCGATGCGGTGACCGCGAGCCCCTTCCTGGGGGTCGGCTCGCTGGCCCCGATGTTCGAGCTGGCCGCCGAGCACGGCGGTGGCGTGTTCGTCCTGGCGCTCACCTCGAACCCCGAGGGCGCCTCGGTGCAGCGTGCCAGCAACGCCGACGGGCGCAGCGTCGCGCAAACGGTTCTCGACGAGATTTCCCAGCTCAACGTCGGTATGCAGCCGATCGGAAGCATCGGTGCCGTGATCGGCGCGACGGTCGGGGAGACGGGCTGCGACCTGTCGGCGGTGAACGGCCCGCTGCTCGCCCCCGGGCTTGGGGCGCAGGGTGCCACGGCTGCGGATCTGCGGATCGTCTTCGGCTCCGCGCTGCCCGCCGTGCTGCCCGCGTACTCCCGTGAGGTGCTGAGCGCCGGGCCCGATCCGGAGGCGCTGCGGGCCGCCGCGGACCGCGCCGTGGCCGAGTGCCGGGCGGTCCTGGCGATGTCCTGA
- the mihF gene encoding integration host factor, actinobacterial type, whose product MPLPSLTPEQRAAALEKAAEIRKARAELKEQLKQGKTTLGAVLERAESDDVVGKLKVSAVLQAMPGIGKIRATQIMEKLKIADSRRLRGLGEQQRKALLGEFAAN is encoded by the coding sequence GTGCCGCTCCCGTCACTGACCCCCGAGCAGCGCGCAGCCGCGCTGGAGAAGGCTGCGGAGATCCGCAAAGCCCGTGCCGAGCTGAAGGAGCAGCTCAAGCAGGGCAAGACCACCCTCGGAGCCGTTCTTGAGCGGGCCGAGTCCGACGATGTCGTCGGCAAGCTCAAGGTGTCGGCCGTGCTGCAGGCGATGCCGGGCATCGGCAAGATCCGGGCTACTCAAATCATGGAGAAGCTGAAGATCGCCGACAGCCGCCGCCTGCGTGGCCTCGGCGAGCAGCAGCGCAAGGCCCTGCTTGGGGAGTTCGCCGCCAACTGA
- a CDS encoding guanylate kinase — MSLDDEARPAARLTVLAGPSGAGRESVVELIRARSPSVWTPVAVTTRPRRGNELDGVHRHFVSSEEFDRRLAAGELLEWSRFGAHRRGTEAAPLRRRLAAGQPVLLALDLDGALLVRAGWPGARLVLLHPPGRLPGPPVVTAFDLSVSHDRIERVVDELVGFIGSSFLAPARPRPRG; from the coding sequence GTGAGCTTGGATGACGAGGCGCGCCCGGCGGCTCGGCTCACTGTCCTGGCTGGCCCATCCGGTGCCGGCAGGGAGAGTGTCGTCGAGCTGATCCGGGCGCGTTCTCCGTCAGTGTGGACGCCGGTCGCGGTCACCACCCGGCCTCGCCGGGGCAACGAACTGGACGGCGTCCACCGACACTTCGTCAGCTCGGAGGAGTTCGACCGCCGGCTCGCCGCCGGCGAACTGCTGGAGTGGAGCCGGTTCGGCGCTCACCGGCGCGGCACGGAGGCCGCCCCGCTGCGCCGTCGGCTCGCCGCCGGCCAGCCGGTGCTGCTCGCGCTGGACCTCGACGGGGCGCTGCTGGTCCGGGCGGGCTGGCCGGGGGCACGACTCGTCCTGCTCCATCCGCCCGGTCGGCTGCCGGGACCGCCGGTGGTGACGGCCTTCGACCTCAGCGTGTCGCACGACCGCATCGAGCGGGTCGTGGACGAACTGGTAGGATTCATCGGTTCTTCATTCCTGGCTCCGGCCCGGCCGCGTCCGCGCGGTTGA
- the rpoZ gene encoding DNA-directed RNA polymerase subunit omega: MGSIANPEGITNPPIDELLEKTTSKYALVIFAAKRARQVNAYYSQLGEGLLEYVGPLVETTPQEKPLSIAMREINAGLLTAEPTDQP, from the coding sequence GTGGGATCCATCGCCAACCCCGAAGGCATCACCAACCCGCCGATCGACGAGCTCCTGGAGAAGACGACGTCGAAGTACGCGCTGGTCATCTTCGCGGCCAAGCGCGCCCGACAGGTCAACGCCTACTACAGCCAGCTCGGTGAGGGCCTGCTGGAGTACGTCGGCCCGCTGGTCGAGACCACTCCTCAGGAGAAGCCGCTCTCCATCGCGATGCGCGAGATCAACGCCGGCCTGCTCACCGCTGAGCCGACCGACCAGCCGTAA
- the coaBC gene encoding bifunctional phosphopantothenoylcysteine decarboxylase/phosphopantothenate--cysteine ligase CoaBC yields MSARIILGVGGGIAAYKACELLRLFTESGHQVRVVPTAAALRFVGAPTWAALSGQPVAEDVWSDVHEVPHVRLGQQADLVVVAPATADLLARAAHGLADDLLSNTLLTARCPVLLAPAMHTEMWEHPATVANVATLRARGVRVVEPAVGRLTGVDTGRGRLPEPTEIFAVARRILTRGADAPADLAGRRVVVTAGGTREPLDPVRFLGNRSSGKQGYAFARAALARGARVTLIAANVTLSDPAGADLIRVGTTGELREATLKAAVDADVVVMAAAPADFRPATYAPGKIKKSDDGTAPIIELVTNPDIAAELGQRRRPEQVLVVFAAETGDAEANGRAKLARKRADLIVINEVGPDKVFGAETNAATVISVDGSVTRIPERSKEDLADGVWDLVVARLAG; encoded by the coding sequence ATGAGCGCCCGGATCATCCTCGGCGTCGGCGGCGGGATCGCCGCCTACAAGGCGTGTGAGTTGCTGCGCCTGTTCACCGAGTCGGGCCACCAGGTGCGGGTGGTGCCGACGGCAGCCGCGTTGCGTTTCGTCGGCGCACCGACCTGGGCGGCGCTCTCCGGGCAGCCGGTCGCCGAGGACGTCTGGTCCGACGTGCACGAGGTGCCGCACGTGCGCCTCGGCCAGCAGGCCGATCTGGTGGTGGTCGCTCCCGCCACCGCCGACCTGCTGGCCCGCGCCGCCCACGGCCTCGCCGACGATCTACTCAGCAACACCCTGCTGACCGCTCGTTGCCCGGTGCTGCTGGCGCCGGCCATGCACACCGAGATGTGGGAGCACCCGGCCACCGTCGCCAACGTCGCTACGCTGCGGGCCCGGGGCGTCCGGGTCGTGGAGCCGGCGGTGGGACGACTGACCGGTGTCGACACCGGCAGGGGCCGGTTGCCGGAGCCGACGGAGATCTTCGCGGTGGCCCGCCGCATCCTGACCCGCGGCGCCGACGCGCCGGCCGACCTGGCCGGCCGCCGGGTGGTGGTCACCGCCGGCGGCACCCGGGAACCGCTCGACCCGGTGCGCTTCCTGGGTAACCGGTCCTCCGGCAAGCAGGGCTACGCGTTCGCCCGGGCCGCCCTCGCCCGTGGCGCCCGGGTCACACTGATCGCGGCCAACGTCACACTGTCCGACCCGGCCGGTGCGGACCTGATCCGGGTGGGCACCACCGGGGAGCTGCGGGAGGCCACGCTGAAGGCGGCGGTGGACGCCGACGTGGTGGTGATGGCGGCGGCTCCGGCCGATTTCCGACCCGCGACGTACGCGCCTGGCAAAATCAAGAAGTCGGACGACGGCACCGCGCCCATCATCGAACTCGTGACCAACCCGGACATCGCCGCCGAGCTGGGTCAACGTCGTCGGCCGGAGCAGGTGCTGGTGGTGTTCGCCGCCGAGACCGGCGACGCCGAGGCCAACGGACGGGCCAAGCTGGCCCGTAAGCGGGCCGACCTCATCGTCATCAACGAGGTCGGGCCGGACAAGGTCTTCGGCGCCGAGACCAACGCGGCCACGGTCATCAGCGTGGACGGCTCGGTCACCCGGATACCCGAGCGGTCCAAGGAGGATCTCGCCGACGGGGTGTGGGACCTGGTGGTCGCCCGGCTGGCCGGGTGA
- the metK gene encoding methionine adenosyltransferase encodes MTRRLFTSESVTEGHPDKIADQISDGILDALLTQDPHSRVAVETLITTGQVHVAGEVTTKAYADIPTIVRETILGIGYDSSKKGFDGASCGVSVSIGAQSPDIAQGVDNAFELRTGTSESALDAQGAGDQGMMFGFACSETPELMPLPIALAHRLARRLAAVRKDGTVPYLRPDGKTQVTIEYDGLRPVRLNTVVVSSQHAADISLESLLTPDVRDHVIAPELESLELDTEGYRLLVNPTGRFEIGGPMGDAGLTGRKIIVDTYGGYARHGGGAFSGKDPSKVDRSAAYAMRWVAKNVVAAGLAERCEAQVAYAIGKAHPVSLFIETFGTETVPVASIEKAVSEIFDLRPAAIIRDLHLLRPIYAQTAAYGHFGRELPDLTWESTDRAADLKSAAGA; translated from the coding sequence GTGACACGCCGCCTCTTCACGTCCGAATCGGTCACGGAAGGCCACCCGGACAAGATCGCCGACCAGATCAGTGACGGCATCCTCGATGCCCTGTTGACGCAGGATCCGCACAGCCGCGTGGCCGTGGAGACGCTGATCACCACCGGGCAGGTGCACGTCGCCGGTGAGGTGACGACCAAGGCGTACGCCGACATCCCGACGATCGTGCGCGAGACGATCCTGGGCATCGGTTACGACTCGTCGAAGAAGGGGTTCGACGGGGCGTCATGTGGGGTCAGTGTCTCGATCGGCGCCCAGTCGCCGGACATCGCGCAGGGCGTGGACAACGCGTTCGAGTTGCGTACCGGGACGTCGGAGAGCGCGTTGGACGCGCAGGGTGCCGGCGACCAGGGCATGATGTTCGGCTTCGCCTGCTCGGAGACGCCCGAGCTGATGCCGCTGCCGATCGCGCTCGCGCACCGACTGGCCCGCCGGCTCGCCGCGGTACGCAAGGACGGCACGGTGCCCTACCTGCGCCCGGACGGCAAGACCCAGGTCACCATCGAGTACGACGGTCTGCGTCCGGTACGCCTGAACACGGTGGTGGTGTCCAGCCAGCACGCCGCGGACATCTCCCTGGAGTCGCTGCTCACCCCGGACGTGCGTGACCACGTGATCGCTCCGGAACTGGAGAGTCTGGAGCTTGACACCGAGGGCTACCGGCTGCTGGTCAACCCGACCGGCCGGTTCGAGATCGGTGGCCCGATGGGCGACGCGGGCCTGACCGGGCGAAAGATCATCGTGGACACCTACGGCGGCTACGCCCGCCACGGTGGTGGGGCCTTCTCCGGCAAGGACCCGTCGAAGGTCGACCGTTCGGCCGCGTACGCGATGCGCTGGGTGGCCAAGAACGTGGTGGCCGCCGGCCTCGCGGAGCGGTGCGAGGCGCAGGTGGCGTACGCGATCGGCAAGGCGCATCCGGTGAGTCTGTTCATCGAGACGTTCGGCACCGAGACGGTGCCGGTGGCCTCGATCGAGAAGGCGGTCTCCGAGATCTTCGACCTGCGTCCCGCCGCCATCATCCGAGATCTGCACCTGTTGCGGCCGATCTACGCCCAGACCGCCGCCTACGGCCACTTCGGCCGCGAGCTGCCCGACCTGACCTGGGAGTCCACCGACCGCGCCGCCGACCTCAAGTCGGCCGCGGGAGCCTGA